A genomic stretch from Chitinophagaceae bacterium includes:
- a CDS encoding twin-arginine translocase TatA/TatE family subunit, which translates to MNFQPILLGVLGTQEIILIVIAILILFGGRKIPELMKGLGKGIREFNDAKSNVRKEIEDSTNDTQQPK; encoded by the coding sequence ATGAATTTTCAACCCATACTTCTCGGCGTACTTGGTACACAGGAAATTATCCTGATTGTAATTGCCATCCTGATTCTTTTTGGTGGCCGCAAAATTCCTGAACTGATGAAAGGCCTTGGCAAAGGTATCCGTGAGTTCAATGATGCTAAAAGTAATGTGCGTAAAGAAATTGAAGACAGCACAAACGATACACAGCAACCCAAGTAA
- the gatA gene encoding Asp-tRNA(Asn)/Glu-tRNA(Gln) amidotransferase subunit GatA, with amino-acid sequence MYPFATIKDYHESLLTNKTSCKEAVDYYLSQIRLHKGLNALVHSFDEEAKQRAAQLDEQRNAGKTTGKLHGVVFTIKDVIAFKQHPVSAASKILKGFHSIFNSTAVERLLAEDAIIIGTNNCDEFAMGSSNENSSYGAVKNSIDQERVPGGSSGGSAVAVQANLCMISLGSDTGGSVRQPADFCGVVGMKPSYGRISRHGLIAYGSSFDQIGVLANNVEDVALVLSVIAGADDFDSTVSSLPVADYAAGLDQPKTTKPVLGYFKQTLEHEGLDAEIKSAHVNFINKLKKDGYEVKELDFDLIDYIVPAYYILTTAEASSNLSRFDGVRYGPQSTPVKEELTEFYSANRSDGFGKEVQRRIMLGTFVLSAGYYDAYYTKAQQVRRKLYNETKLVFNEVDVLLMPVSPSTAFKIGEKSSNPIEMYLADIYTVYANLVGIPAISIPLFQHSNGLPFGLQLMTKHFDELSLLRLSNEWLKTYKAV; translated from the coding sequence TTGTATCCATTTGCAACCATAAAGGATTATCATGAAAGCCTGCTGACGAATAAAACTTCCTGCAAAGAGGCAGTTGATTATTATTTGTCACAGATAAGGTTGCATAAAGGTTTAAATGCGCTTGTTCACAGTTTTGATGAAGAAGCAAAGCAAAGAGCAGCTCAGTTAGATGAGCAGCGTAATGCAGGGAAAACAACCGGCAAACTGCATGGTGTTGTTTTCACCATTAAAGATGTAATTGCATTTAAACAGCATCCTGTTTCTGCTGCATCAAAAATTCTCAAAGGTTTTCATTCCATTTTTAATTCAACAGCTGTTGAACGCTTACTGGCAGAAGATGCCATTATCATCGGCACTAATAATTGTGATGAATTTGCCATGGGCAGCAGTAACGAAAATTCTTCGTACGGTGCAGTCAAAAATTCAATTGATCAGGAACGTGTACCCGGCGGATCATCGGGAGGCTCAGCAGTTGCTGTTCAGGCGAATCTTTGTATGATTAGTTTGGGCAGTGATACCGGTGGTTCTGTTCGTCAGCCGGCAGATTTTTGCGGAGTAGTTGGTATGAAACCAAGTTATGGAAGAATCAGCCGTCATGGTTTGATTGCTTACGGCTCAAGCTTTGATCAGATTGGTGTACTGGCAAACAATGTAGAGGATGTTGCTTTAGTTTTATCTGTTATTGCAGGTGCTGATGATTTTGACAGTACTGTTTCATCATTGCCTGTTGCTGATTATGCTGCAGGATTAGATCAGCCAAAAACAACCAAACCTGTTTTGGGTTATTTCAAACAAACATTAGAACATGAAGGATTGGATGCAGAAATTAAATCGGCTCATGTCAACTTCATCAACAAATTAAAAAAAGATGGGTATGAAGTAAAAGAACTTGATTTTGATCTTATTGATTATATCGTTCCTGCTTATTATATTTTAACTACTGCTGAAGCCAGCAGCAATCTTTCCCGTTTTGATGGAGTTCGTTACGGACCGCAATCAACACCGGTAAAAGAAGAATTAACAGAATTTTACTCCGCCAACCGTTCCGATGGTTTTGGTAAAGAAGTACAACGACGCATCATGCTCGGAACGTTTGTATTAAGTGCCGGTTATTATGATGCTTACTATACAAAAGCACAACAGGTTAGACGTAAGCTCTACAATGAAACAAAACTGGTATTCAATGAGGTAGATGTTTTGCTGATGCCGGTATCTCCTTCAACTGCATTTAAGATCGGTGAAAAAAGCAGTAACCCCATTGAAATGTACCTGGCCGATATTTACACTGTTTATGCCAATCTGGTTGGTATACCTGCCATCTCTATTCCCCTCTTTCAGCATAGCAACGGATTACCGTTCGGCCTTCAACTGATGACAAAGCATTTTGATGAGCTATCTTTGCTGCGCCTTAGCAACGAATGGTTAAAAACCTATAAGGCAGTTTAA
- the rplS gene encoding 50S ribosomal protein L19, whose product MNAAVAFIHEQLTAKKEYPKFKAGDNITVNYKIVEGGKERIQSFRGDVIKRQGVGATATFTVRKISDGVGVERTFPFSSPNVDSVELNKVGKVSRAKLFYLRERSGKSARIKEKRIK is encoded by the coding sequence ATGAACGCCGCTGTTGCATTTATACATGAACAATTAACTGCTAAAAAGGAATATCCTAAATTTAAAGCAGGTGATAATATTACCGTTAACTACAAAATCGTTGAAGGCGGTAAAGAGCGTATCCAGAGCTTCCGTGGCGATGTGATCAAACGTCAGGGTGTTGGCGCAACTGCCACATTTACAGTGCGTAAGATCTCTGATGGCGTAGGTGTTGAGCGTACTTTCCCGTTCAGCTCACCCAATGTTGATTCAGTTGAACTGAACAAAGTGGGTAAAGTAAGCCGTGCAAAACTCTTCTATCTGCGTGAAAGAAGCGGTAAAAGTGCCCGTATTAAAGAGAAGCGTATTAAATAA
- a CDS encoding anthranilate synthase component I family protein: MLSWCNRFNICAFLDNHHYQLPGHSYECLVGCGAVASVKANAGTALNELQLFLDQQNDWCFGHLGYDLKNETEQLQSTHADRIGFTDLCFFVPEYVFQLSENEISIGSVKNDHAEVFQQIKAQLILSTAQKSDLQIKERVSKEDYLNSIQSIRQHILRGDCYELNYCIEFFAKDAGIDPVQVYQSLTTISPNPFAAFYKVDNSYLLCASPERFLRKQGAELLSQPIKGTLKRDRTDTAEDEVLKNQLYKSEKDRSENVMVVDLVRNDLSRVCKEGTVKVDELFAVYSFPQVHQMISTISGEMKDELTFTDIIRATFPMGSMTGAPKRKVLQLINQYEQTRRGIFSGAVGYIAPNGDFDFNVVIRSILYNAYTNYLSYLVGSGVTFYSDAEKEYEECLLKASAIKNVLG, encoded by the coding sequence ATGTTGAGCTGGTGTAACCGGTTCAACATTTGTGCTTTTCTGGATAACCATCATTACCAGTTACCCGGCCATAGCTACGAATGTCTTGTTGGCTGTGGTGCTGTTGCATCTGTCAAGGCCAATGCAGGAACTGCATTGAATGAATTGCAACTGTTTCTTGATCAGCAAAACGACTGGTGCTTTGGTCATTTGGGTTATGACCTGAAAAATGAAACAGAGCAGCTGCAATCAACACATGCTGACAGGATTGGTTTTACTGATCTGTGTTTCTTCGTTCCCGAATATGTTTTTCAGCTCAGCGAAAACGAAATCAGCATTGGTTCAGTGAAGAATGATCATGCAGAAGTGTTTCAGCAAATCAAAGCTCAGTTAATTCTATCCACTGCTCAGAAGAGTGATCTGCAGATTAAAGAACGTGTATCAAAAGAAGATTATCTCAACAGCATTCAATCTATCCGTCAGCATATTCTACGTGGTGATTGTTATGAACTGAATTACTGCATTGAATTTTTTGCAAAAGATGCAGGCATTGATCCGGTGCAGGTGTATCAGTCGCTCACAACTATTTCTCCCAATCCATTTGCTGCCTTTTACAAAGTGGATAACAGTTACCTGTTATGTGCAAGCCCTGAACGTTTCTTAAGAAAGCAGGGAGCCGAGTTACTGTCGCAGCCCATTAAAGGAACTTTAAAGAGAGACAGAACAGATACAGCTGAAGATGAAGTATTGAAAAATCAATTATACAAAAGTGAAAAAGACCGGAGTGAGAATGTGATGGTGGTTGATTTGGTACGTAATGATCTCAGCCGGGTATGCAAAGAAGGAACAGTGAAAGTGGATGAGCTCTTTGCTGTGTATTCATTTCCGCAGGTACACCAAATGATTTCAACCATCAGCGGCGAAATGAAAGATGAACTGACATTTACAGATATCATCCGTGCCACATTCCCAATGGGAAGTATGACGGGGGCACCCAAACGAAAAGTACTGCAACTCATCAATCAATATGAACAGACAAGACGTGGAATTTTCTCCGGCGCTGTTGGCTATATAGCTCCCAATGGTGATTTTGATTTTAATGTAGTGATCAGGAGTATTCTGTACAATGCATACACTAATTATCTTTCTTACCTTGTTGGAAGTGGTGTTACGTTTTACAGTGATGCAGAGAAAGAATATGAGGAATGTTTATTGAAAGCGAGTGCAATAAAGAATGTTTTGGGTTAA
- a CDS encoding adenylosuccinate synthase: protein MVDVILGLQWGDEGKGKIVDFFAPNYDVIARFQGGPNAGHTLYVKGEKVVLHQIPSGIFHNGIVNLIGNGVVLDPVTLKRECDKVASMGVDVKKNLFIAERTNLIIPTHRALDKAAEMAKGDEKIGSTLKGIGPAYMDKTGRNALRVGDLLDPEFNVLYNKLRAKHQQLLDNYNFKEDISEWEKEFFESIEFLKQLNIVNGEYFINNKIAEGKRVLAEGAQGSMLDVDFGTFPFVTSSNTISAGVSTGLGIAPNKIGEVIGITKAYCTRVGSGPFPTELFDATGDKLRKIGNEFGATTGRPRRCGWIDLVALKFACMINGVTQIVMTKADILDSFTDLEVCTSYLVEGKETKEIPFQISKVKIDPVYKAFKGWSKPIVDCKSWADFPEQMNSYLNFINEYLGVEVKYVSNGPGREQIIYP, encoded by the coding sequence ATGGTTGATGTAATTCTGGGCCTCCAATGGGGCGACGAAGGAAAAGGAAAGATTGTTGATTTTTTTGCTCCCAATTATGATGTGATTGCACGCTTCCAGGGCGGACCAAATGCAGGACATACTTTGTATGTCAAAGGTGAAAAAGTAGTGCTGCATCAAATCCCCAGCGGAATTTTTCATAACGGCATTGTGAACTTAATTGGCAATGGTGTTGTACTCGATCCTGTTACACTCAAAAGAGAATGCGACAAGGTTGCTTCCATGGGAGTGGATGTAAAGAAAAATTTATTCATTGCAGAACGCACCAACTTAATCATTCCAACGCACCGTGCATTAGATAAAGCAGCTGAGATGGCAAAGGGTGATGAAAAAATTGGTTCTACCTTAAAAGGAATCGGCCCGGCATATATGGATAAAACAGGTCGGAATGCTTTACGTGTTGGAGATCTGCTCGATCCTGAATTTAATGTGCTTTACAATAAGCTTCGTGCAAAGCACCAGCAACTGCTCGATAATTATAATTTCAAAGAAGATATCAGCGAGTGGGAAAAAGAATTCTTTGAAAGCATTGAGTTTTTGAAACAGCTGAATATTGTTAATGGCGAATATTTCATCAACAATAAAATTGCAGAAGGAAAACGTGTGTTAGCTGAAGGCGCACAGGGCAGCATGCTCGATGTAGATTTCGGAACCTTTCCTTTTGTAACATCATCCAATACAATTTCAGCAGGTGTAAGTACAGGACTTGGTATTGCACCGAATAAAATTGGTGAAGTGATTGGTATTACCAAAGCTTACTGTACAAGAGTGGGCAGCGGTCCTTTTCCTACCGAGCTGTTTGATGCAACCGGTGATAAATTACGTAAGATTGGAAATGAGTTTGGCGCAACAACAGGGCGCCCACGCCGGTGCGGCTGGATTGACCTGGTAGCGTTGAAATTTGCCTGTATGATCAACGGTGTTACACAAATTGTAATGACAAAGGCAGATATACTGGATAGTTTTACTGATCTTGAAGTTTGTACTTCCTATCTTGTTGAAGGAAAAGAAACTAAAGAGATTCCTTTCCAGATCAGTAAAGTAAAGATCGATCCTGTATATAAAGCCTTTAAGGGCTGGAGCAAACCCATTGTGGATTGTAAATCATGGGCCGATTTCCCTGAACAGATGAATTCGTATCTTAATTTCATCAATGAATATCTTGGTGTTGAAGTGAAATATGTTTCTAACGGACCGGGAAGAGAGCAGATCATTTATCCATAA
- a CDS encoding bifunctional (p)ppGpp synthetase/guanosine-3',5'-bis(diphosphate) 3'-pyrophosphohydrolase: MESTTTIPAYTLTPEQEKKEILRHYRSLLRSLKTKLKKGDKELVRTAFEMAADAHKTMRRKSGEPYILHPLSVAQICVEEIGLGVRSTICALLHDTVEDTDITLEDVAREFGNEIARIIDGLTKISTVVDANSTQQAENFKKILLTLTDDPRVILIKLADRLHNMRTLDSMKREKQLKISSETVYIYAPLAHRLGLYNIKTEMEDLSMKYLEPDIYKEIARKLSETKRERSRYINEFIKPIKEKMERAGFSSFEIYGRPKSIHSISNKIKKKGVSFEEVYDLFAIRMLIDAPPEKEKEDCWKAYSIVTDMYTPSPERLRDWLSNPKSNGYEALHTTVMGPQGKWVEVQIRTKRMNEIAEKGLAAHWKYKEGSGDEDRFDKWFHNIREVLNNQDSSSLDFLQDFKSSFLAEEIYVYTPKGDVKMLPLGATALDFAFGVHSDVGGKCIGAKVNHKLVPIAHKLRSGDQIEIITSSKQRPSEDWLSFVVTAKARSKIKDALKEEKRKVADDGKYVLQRKLEQMGASFDVQNVDTLVHFYKVPSQLDLYYRIATKNIDLKDIKELHLHGDKLELPKPVKPTMEPKPDYDPHKPISPKDSELIIFGESSDRIVYTLANCCKPIPGDDVFGFVSTGKGLIIHRTNCPNAARLLSNFGHRVVKTKWAKHNEISFLTGIKIIGVDDVGVVSKITSLISEMRLNISAITIEAKEGVFEGNIKIFVHDKDELDEMVARLYKLPGIQTVERYDTEQ; the protein is encoded by the coding sequence CTGGAATCGACAACGACCATACCGGCCTATACCCTTACTCCCGAACAGGAAAAAAAGGAAATCCTTCGTCACTACCGCAGTTTGTTACGATCACTCAAAACAAAACTCAAAAAAGGCGATAAGGAACTGGTGCGTACTGCCTTTGAAATGGCGGCAGATGCACATAAAACCATGCGCCGCAAAAGCGGCGAACCATATATACTGCATCCGTTATCGGTGGCACAGATTTGTGTGGAAGAAATTGGGCTGGGTGTGCGTTCAACAATTTGCGCTTTATTACATGATACGGTTGAGGATACTGATATTACGCTGGAAGATGTAGCCCGTGAATTTGGAAATGAAATTGCGAGGATCATTGACGGGCTAACCAAAATTTCTACTGTTGTTGATGCCAATTCAACACAGCAGGCAGAAAATTTTAAAAAGATTTTACTGACGCTTACGGATGATCCGAGAGTAATCCTGATTAAGCTGGCGGATCGTTTGCATAATATGCGTACGCTCGACAGTATGAAGCGGGAGAAGCAGCTGAAGATTTCCAGTGAAACGGTTTATATCTATGCTCCATTAGCTCACAGGTTAGGCTTATATAATATCAAAACGGAAATGGAAGATCTTTCCATGAAGTACCTGGAGCCGGACATTTACAAGGAAATTGCACGCAAGCTTTCAGAAACAAAACGTGAACGCAGTCGCTATATCAATGAATTCATCAAGCCCATTAAAGAAAAAATGGAAAGGGCTGGGTTTAGCAGTTTTGAAATTTATGGAAGACCCAAATCCATCCACTCCATATCCAACAAAATAAAAAAGAAGGGTGTAAGCTTTGAAGAAGTATATGATCTGTTTGCCATCCGTATGCTCATTGATGCCCCACCGGAAAAAGAAAAAGAAGATTGCTGGAAAGCTTATTCAATTGTTACAGATATGTACACGCCCAGTCCTGAACGATTGCGTGATTGGCTGAGTAATCCCAAGAGCAATGGGTATGAAGCACTGCATACAACTGTAATGGGTCCACAAGGTAAATGGGTGGAAGTGCAGATCCGTACCAAACGTATGAATGAGATTGCAGAGAAGGGTTTGGCTGCTCACTGGAAATACAAAGAAGGGAGTGGTGATGAAGACCGTTTTGATAAATGGTTTCATAATATCCGTGAAGTACTGAATAACCAGGACAGCAGCTCTCTTGATTTTTTACAGGATTTTAAAAGCTCTTTTCTTGCAGAAGAAATTTATGTGTACACACCAAAGGGCGATGTAAAAATGCTGCCGCTTGGAGCAACAGCTCTTGATTTTGCATTTGGTGTACACAGTGATGTGGGCGGAAAATGTATTGGTGCCAAAGTAAATCATAAGCTGGTTCCTATTGCACATAAGCTGCGCAGTGGCGACCAGATTGAGATCATTACAAGCAGTAAACAACGGCCAAGTGAAGACTGGTTAAGTTTTGTTGTAACGGCCAAGGCAAGGAGCAAAATCAAAGATGCACTGAAGGAAGAAAAACGGAAAGTGGCTGATGATGGTAAATATGTGCTTCAACGCAAACTGGAGCAAATGGGGGCCAGCTTTGATGTGCAGAACGTTGATACGTTGGTTCATTTCTACAAGGTTCCTTCGCAGCTGGATTTGTATTACAGAATTGCCACAAAGAATATCGATCTCAAGGATATTAAAGAATTACATCTGCATGGTGATAAACTGGAATTACCCAAGCCGGTGAAACCAACCATGGAACCCAAGCCGGATTATGATCCACATAAACCTATTTCACCCAAGGATTCTGAACTCATCATTTTTGGAGAAAGCAGCGACAGAATTGTTTATACACTGGCCAATTGCTGCAAACCAATTCCCGGCGATGATGTGTTTGGCTTTGTATCAACCGGCAAAGGGTTGATCATTCATCGTACCAATTGCCCCAATGCTGCAAGATTGCTTTCGAACTTCGGGCACAGGGTAGTGAAAACCAAGTGGGCCAAGCACAATGAAATTTCTTTCCTCACCGGTATAAAGATTATTGGGGTTGATGATGTAGGTGTAGTTAGTAAGATTACCAGTCTTATCAGCGAAATGAGGTTGAACATCAGTGCCATCACTATTGAAGCAAAGGAAGGTGTGTTTGAAGGAAACATTAAAATCTTTGTACACGATAAAGATGAACTTGATGAAATGGTGGCCCGTTTGTACAAATTACCCGGCATCCAGACAGTGGAGCGGTACGATACTGAACAGTAG
- a CDS encoding lytic transglycosylase domain-containing protein: MQKILLLILLSGSCLLSFAQKDSSGNGTVADTAQGNVDKYGFQTLFVNKEFNPAVSYDAQIHPQAWGFIQDYLEGHGKSLTKMKSWGVPYFTLIDNVLMQYGLPHELKYLAVIESGLSTGATSWVGARGPWQFMPYTAKEYGLMVNGWVDERTDYFRSTHAAARYLTYLYKDLNDWLLVIAAYNGGPGRVYSAIKKSGSRDFWKLQYYLPAESRTHVKKFIATHYIMEGKGGITTSVNNGQQNKPAEFAPEKTDPNIDVQTIAGKFSSVVMAKDLMIDLMYFNQLNPNFDAVLAGNNTFDLRLPKEKMQVFNKNRYNILSESVQLLMRFYGEQGMKDIYPKVSELPEMKKKPVTKKKS; this comes from the coding sequence ATGCAGAAAATTCTATTGCTCATACTTCTTAGTGGAAGTTGTCTTTTGTCGTTTGCACAGAAAGACAGTTCAGGCAATGGAACTGTGGCAGATACAGCACAGGGCAACGTTGACAAATACGGATTTCAAACACTCTTCGTTAACAAAGAATTCAATCCCGCAGTATCGTATGATGCACAGATTCATCCACAGGCATGGGGCTTTATCCAGGATTATTTAGAAGGTCACGGAAAAAGTTTGACGAAAATGAAAAGCTGGGGCGTTCCTTACTTTACATTGATTGATAATGTACTCATGCAATATGGGTTACCGCATGAGTTAAAATATCTTGCAGTAATTGAATCGGGCTTAAGTACGGGTGCAACAAGCTGGGTTGGTGCAAGAGGCCCCTGGCAGTTTATGCCTTATACTGCTAAAGAATATGGGTTGATGGTGAATGGTTGGGTTGATGAACGTACTGATTATTTCCGCAGCACACATGCAGCAGCAAGATATCTTACTTATCTCTATAAAGATTTGAATGACTGGTTGCTGGTGATTGCCGCATATAATGGCGGACCCGGCCGTGTATACAGTGCTATTAAAAAAAGCGGCAGCCGTGATTTTTGGAAACTTCAATATTATCTCCCCGCAGAAAGCAGAACCCATGTAAAAAAATTCATTGCCACTCATTATATCATGGAAGGAAAAGGTGGTATCACAACTTCGGTGAATAACGGGCAACAAAATAAACCCGCAGAATTTGCACCGGAGAAAACAGATCCCAATATAGATGTCCAAACTATTGCAGGAAAATTCAGCTCAGTTGTAATGGCAAAAGACCTGATGATTGATTTAATGTATTTCAATCAACTCAACCCCAACTTTGATGCAGTACTGGCCGGCAACAATACATTTGACCTTCGCCTCCCAAAAGAAAAAATGCAGGTCTTTAATAAAAACCGGTATAATATTTTAAGTGAAAGTGTACAGCTGCTCATGCGTTTTTATGGCGAACAGGGTATGAAAGATATTTATCCCAAAGTTTCTGAATTACCGGAGATGAAGAAGAAACCTGTGACGAAGAAGAAGAGTTAA
- the tig gene encoding trigger factor: MATVTRENIGLLNDKLTVKITKEEYFPAFEKTLKTYSKQANIPGFRKGMVPAGMVKKMYGPGMFTEEVIRNIEKGLNDYLAAEKLEIFAQPLPLPNGDFKPNMDSPADYSFDFEVGLKPAFEINLGNISAPYFRVKATAEMVNEEIERLQNRFGKMTEPETVSSDDNVLNLTFEEVDAAGNAVEGGLKKDNSLLVKYFSEAYRPKLQGLKKDDTLVIELNDAFEEKERSWVVSDLGYKEASEAAGKSFKITITKVGLIEKRELNEEFFKEAVPGKEIKTETEFRSALEADIQAYWDKQSSNQIQHHLYHVLLEDVKMELPADFLKKWMATSGEQAKTPDQIEAEYPTFDTQLRWTLITDRIITENKLDVTPEELRENLKQQVLGYFGGMNLADGNVEWLDQYVETLLKDEQQVDSTYRKLVTEKVFNWAEQQIKKEEKAVSAEEFIKMNEEHQHHHH, from the coding sequence ATGGCTACAGTTACAAGAGAAAACATTGGTTTGTTAAATGACAAACTCACTGTAAAAATTACAAAAGAAGAATATTTTCCTGCGTTTGAAAAAACCTTGAAAACGTACAGCAAACAGGCAAATATTCCCGGCTTCCGTAAAGGCATGGTGCCTGCAGGAATGGTAAAGAAAATGTACGGCCCCGGTATGTTTACGGAAGAAGTGATCCGCAACATTGAAAAAGGACTGAACGATTACCTCGCAGCTGAAAAACTGGAAATTTTTGCCCAGCCCCTTCCACTGCCAAATGGCGATTTCAAACCAAATATGGACAGCCCTGCTGATTACAGTTTTGATTTTGAAGTTGGTTTAAAACCCGCTTTTGAAATCAACCTCGGCAATATCTCTGCTCCGTACTTCAGGGTAAAGGCAACGGCTGAAATGGTGAACGAAGAAATTGAGCGTTTACAAAACCGTTTCGGCAAAATGACCGAACCTGAAACTGTAAGCAGCGATGATAATGTATTGAACCTCACTTTTGAAGAAGTAGACGCAGCAGGTAATGCAGTTGAAGGTGGATTAAAGAAAGACAATTCATTGCTCGTAAAATATTTCTCTGAAGCTTACCGTCCGAAATTACAGGGCTTAAAGAAAGATGATACACTGGTGATTGAGCTGAACGATGCTTTTGAAGAAAAAGAACGCAGTTGGGTTGTAAGTGATCTCGGTTATAAAGAAGCGTCAGAAGCTGCAGGAAAATCATTCAAAATCACCATCACCAAAGTTGGTTTAATTGAAAAAAGAGAACTGAACGAAGAATTCTTTAAAGAAGCAGTTCCGGGAAAAGAAATTAAAACAGAAACTGAATTCCGTTCAGCACTGGAAGCAGATATCCAGGCTTACTGGGATAAACAAAGCAGCAACCAGATTCAGCATCATTTATACCATGTATTGTTAGAAGATGTGAAAATGGAACTGCCGGCTGATTTTTTAAAAAAATGGATGGCAACTTCTGGTGAGCAGGCAAAAACACCTGACCAGATTGAAGCTGAATACCCAACCTTTGATACACAGTTACGCTGGACTTTAATCACCGACAGAATCATTACCGAAAATAAACTGGATGTAACTCCTGAAGAACTGAGAGAAAATCTGAAACAGCAGGTACTGGGTTACTTCGGTGGAATGAACCTTGCAGATGGCAATGTTGAATGGCTGGATCAATATGTTGAAACCTTATTGAAAGATGAGCAGCAGGTTGACAGCACTTACCGTAAGCTGGTAACTGAAAAAGTATTTAACTGGGCTGAACAGCAGATTAAAAAAGAAGAGAAAGCAGTAAGCGCCGAAGAATTCATTAAAATGAATGAAGAACATCAACATCATCACCATTAA
- a CDS encoding ATP-dependent Clp protease proteolytic subunit, which yields MDINKEFEKYAVKHRGISGATLHNYQTQFSPTNLTPYIIEERPMNVASMDVFSRLMMDRIIFLGEPINDYVANIVTAQLLFLESTDRTRDIQMYINSPGGSIYAGLGIYDTMQYITPDVSTITTGIAASMGAVLMCAGTKGKRTALKHSRIMLHQPYGGAGGQATDIQIMVNEVKKLKIELYEIIAYHSEQTYDKVKEDSDRDFWMTASEAKEYGLVDEVLLMNPRKVKES from the coding sequence ATGGATATCAACAAAGAATTCGAAAAATATGCCGTGAAACATCGTGGTATCTCCGGCGCCACTCTGCATAATTATCAAACACAATTCAGCCCAACAAACCTTACGCCTTACATTATTGAAGAGCGCCCGATGAATGTTGCAAGCATGGATGTTTTCTCCCGTTTAATGATGGATCGTATCATTTTCCTGGGCGAACCAATTAATGATTATGTAGCCAACATTGTAACAGCACAGTTGCTGTTTCTGGAAAGTACCGATCGTACAAGAGATATCCAGATGTATATCAACAGCCCGGGCGGAAGTATTTATGCAGGCCTTGGCATTTATGATACCATGCAGTACATCACTCCCGATGTAAGTACTATCACAACTGGTATCGCCGCTTCAATGGGTGCCGTACTCATGTGCGCAGGTACCAAAGGAAAGCGTACTGCATTGAAACATTCACGCATCATGCTGCATCAGCCATACGGTGGTGCAGGTGGTCAGGCAACTGACATTCAGATCATGGTGAATGAAGTAAAAAAACTCAAAATAGAGTTGTACGAAATCATTGCTTATCACAGTGAACAAACCTATGATAAAGTAAAAGAGGACAGCGACCGGGATTTCTGGATGACTGCCAGCGAAGCAAAAGAGTATGGACTGGTGGATGAAGTATTGCTGATGAATCCAAGAAAAGTAAAAGAAAGCTAA